AGTAGGGAAATACAATGCGATAGGGTGAGCGCTTACTTCTAACTGGTTCATGATTTCATTACTACATTGACATGCTACGGTTTTGAATTAAATTTAATACAGAGGCAAGACTATATACCATTGCAAAGGCGTACACAAAGGTGGGAAATAATAGGCAACCGTAAGGGTAGTCTCCTGTCACGCGACCCGCTCTAAATGAGTTCGCAGTTGTAAAGCTTTCTTTAAATAAttcttttgttttcgtgaaaaaccACAGCTTACGTACTGCTGCAGGCTGCTTTGCTCAGGCAGCTGTACTTCAAGTGTCATTCGCACACTTCACGAGTAGCTGTGCATTCGCTGTActgtcagcgtcaaatgaaacccgaacagcagcGAGCCTTCGCTATagtatagtgcgtgccgtccacttatcactatGGACGGGCACGCATATGTGCGCGGAcctgccgaacaggatgcgcgcgcctgtcaatggtgatagcTGGATGGTGTGcgctataccatcgcgaaggcttctAGCTGTTGGGGTTTCATTTGGCGCTGATAGTACACCTCCCGAGATTGTTCTTCATTATATGTTCGCGTTTTCAACGTTAATTCACTCATGCCATGTCGTAAATATTATTTAGTAATAATTGTAAAAGCGATTGCTTATATGCCATAATTATAAATTATATTCGATCAGTTCATTCCAACCGAGAAAGATTTACACCAGAAAGTGAAAAGTCAGACTCCATTATCGTTTTCTGAGATGATGGTGAGTACCGCAATGTCTGCGCTATTTTTGGTGGTTACGTTATATCTGCGTTATTATATTTAAACGTCTGTACTACTTCGACGTCACACTCCTTTATCGCTTTCTGAGATGATGGTGAATACCGTTATGTCTGCGCTTTTTTGGTGGTTACGTTATGTCTGCGTTATTATATATAAACGTCTCCACTACTTCGACGTAATTTGCGTTCATCCTTCATTACTTTTAGTTATTTCACTTACTTTGAATTACTTTCAATTATTCCCACTCAGTGCTTAGTTGCTTTGAATAATTTTCTACCTTTACTAAGTTACTTTTCCTTTTTACTCAATAACTATTGCTTCTTAGTGCCAATTATTTTTTAAATCATCTGAACTGCCCTAAATCAGCCTTAATCACTTTCAGTTATCTCCTTACTGTAGGCTGCTCACAAACATTTTCGACACTTAAGTGCTTCCAAGCTAGGCACCTTGTATGACGCAAGGAACCCCGACGCGCGCCTGTTGTCGTTGTTGATGCGttggttcatttttttttaggCATTCATGTCCTCAACGCCGACGGTCACTCCTCGCGCGTGAGGAGGCGTGCAAGGTTTCACTTTTATCACTAACCAATTATTCGATCGGGTAAAAATGATTTCGTTCTATAGGCTCCCTGTCCGTGGAGGCGTTCCTGTTCTCCATCACAAGCTTGGGCAGCGAGGAAGCGTGGCTAGCGTGCGCCATGCTGCCACCGTGTGCGGTGCCCGTGGCTGTCTTCAAGGTGATCGTGCTCGAGTGGGTGCGCCTCACGTGCGACCACTTGGCCGCCACGAAGATTGAGAACACCACGGCACTGCGCGCGCTGTGCGTGGATGCCCAGGACTACCGTGTCACCCAACGCGTCGAACCATTCGCAGGACTCGTCAAGCGGCCCGTCGACATGTGCTGCGCGAGTACGAAGACTGTCGAGTCGTTTTAAAGGCGAATAGTGTTTATCTAGCCATTGCCTCCGTGACTAGTTCGTACACTGAGCCGAATGAGGATGTGCTGCCGCAGCTAATCCCAGAGGTCATGCTATAACTAGACCGTGGCCTCTGGGATTAACTCCACCTTATAGCTATAACTACCAACAATACCTGGACACATACGGAGGTATTCATGGGTGAACGTGGGCATGATACATTAAAAGCT
The sequence above is drawn from the Rhipicephalus microplus isolate Deutch F79 chromosome 3, USDA_Rmic, whole genome shotgun sequence genome and encodes:
- the LOC142803369 gene encoding uncharacterized protein LOC142803369, with translation MLAILSAYSIAYCCRSIGEAYVATLVTYAVVGSLSVEAFLFSITSLGSEEAWLACAMLPPCAVPVAVFKVIVLEWVRLTCDHLAATKIENTTALRALCVDAQDYRVTQRVEPFAGLVKRPVDMCCASTKTVESF